AATGGATCATTCTATTGGCCGAAAGTACGGCGAAAGCCAGTGTATGGCCGGCGAAAGGGCTTGGAAAGGGGAGAAACCGGAAATGGCCAATTGGCATGAATGGGCGGAACTGCTCGAGCGGGTAAGAGAGGAGAATCCGCTCGTCCATAATATCACGAATGTCGTTGTGACGAATTGGACGGCGAATGGATTGCTTGCGCTTGGCGCTTCACCGGTGATGGCGTATGCGAAAGAGGAAGTGGGCGAGATGGCGAAGCTCGCTGGAGCGCTTGTCCTCAATATTGGGACGTTGAATGACAAAGAGGTGGAAGCGATGCTTGTCGCCGGCCAGGCAGCCAATGAAGCCGGCGTGCCGGTCATTTTCGACCCGGTCGGGGCCGGGGCCACGCGCTACCGGACGGAGACGGCGCGCCGCATCGCGGAACAAGTCAAGCTTGCCGTGATCCGTGGCAATGCGGCGGAGATCGCCAATATGATTGGTGAGGCGTGGACGATTAAAGGAGTCGATGCCGGCGGCGGCAGCGGCGATCGAGTGGCGTTGGCCAAACGGGCGGCGGAGCAGCTCGGCGCCGTTGTCGTGATTACTGGAAAAGAGGACGTCGTTGCGGACGGACAGACGACGTATCTTATTCAGAACGGCCATCCGTTGTTGACGAAAGTGACCGGAGCGGGCTGCTTGCTGACATCGGTCATCGGAGCGTTTGCGGCCGTTGAGCGCGATGCGGCGGCAGCGGCGGTGGCTGCGCTTGTGTATTACGGCGTCGCAGCGGAGCAGGCGGCGGCCAAAGCCGGGGAGCGCGGACCGGGCAGCTTCCAGACGGCGTTTTTGGACGCGTTGGCGTATACAAGCGTCGATGATGTCAAACGGCATGGCCGGGTGGAACAACGGTAAAAGGGGAGGAGAAACACGATGGTGTACAAAGCGTTGACGATTGCCGGGTCGGACAGCGGCGGCGGCGCCGGCATTCAGGCTGACTTGAAAACGTTCCAGGAGCTCGGCGTCTTTGGCATGTCAGCGATCACGGCGGTGACGGCGCAAAACACCCTTGGCGTGCAAGGAGTCTATCCGCTCTCGGCGGAAGCAGTCGCCGCCCAGATCGAATCGGTGGCCGCCGATTTAGGCGCGGATGCGGTGAAAACCGGCATGCTCTTTAGTGCCGAGATCATTCGTACGGTTGCTGAACAAGTGAAAAAACATAAATGGGAGCGGCTGGTCGTCGACCCGGTGATGATCGCCAAAGGCGGCGCTCCGCTGTTGCAAGAGGAAGCGGTGGCCGCGCTGAAAGAAGAGCTGCTGCCGATGGCGCTTGTCATTACACCGAACATTCCAGAAGCGGAAGCGTTGACAGGCGTTGTCATCCGCACGATGGATGACCGCCGCGAAGCCGCGCGCCTCCTCCACCGGATGGGCGCCCGCTATGTCGTCGTGAAAGGCGGCCATGACGATGATGGCGAAGAAACCGTCGACTTGCTGTATAACGGCAGCGAATTTTCCTATTTTAAAAGCAAGCGAATTGACACGCGCCATACGCACGGAACCGGGTGTACATTTGCCGCGGCGATCGCCGCTGAGCTGGCGAAAGGGCGGCATCCTGTCGACGCTGTCGCGACGGCGAAGGCGTTTGTGCAATCGGCGATTGCCCACCCGCTCGGCATCGGCCAAGGCCATGGGCCGACGAACCATTGGGCGTACCGCCAATATGGAGAGTGAGAACGATGGTGCGCATCGCGAGCGGCGAAATGAAGGAGCGGCTGGCTGTTTACTTCATTATGGGAAGCCAAAACAGCGAACGTCCGGCCGCCGATGTGCTGAAAGAAGCGCTTGACGGCGGTGTGACGTTGTTTCAATTCCGCGAAAAAGGGCCGGGCGCTTTAAAAGGGGCGGACAAAGAGGCGCTCGCCCGGCAGCTGCAGCGCCTTTGCCGCGCTTATGGGGTGCCGTTTATCGTCAACGATGACGTCGAGCTGGCCCTCGCCATTGATGCCGACGGCGTCCATGTCGGTCAAGACGATGAGGACGCGCGGCGCGTGCGGGAAAAAATCGGCGATAAAATTTTGGGCGTCTCAGCGCACAACGTCGAAGAAGCGATGGCGGCCGTTGAGGCGGGCGCCGATTACCTCGGCGTCGGCCCGATTTACCCGACCAGTTCGAAAGAGGATGCAAAGGAAGCGCAAGGACCGGATGTTCTCCGCCGCTTGCGCGAAGCCGGCATCACCATTCCAATCGTCGCCATTGGCGGCATTACGGCTGCGAACGCCAAAACCGTTGTGGAAGCCGGGGCGGATGGAGTATCCGTCATCAGCGCCATCGCTTCGGCTCCGTCGCCAAAGGCGGCGGCCGCCGCCTTAGCGGAAGCGGTGCGGGCAGCCCGCACGCGCTGAATGAAAAAGTCGGT
Above is a window of Geobacillus thermoleovorans DNA encoding:
- the thiM gene encoding hydroxyethylthiazole kinase; its protein translation is MANWHEWAELLERVREENPLVHNITNVVVTNWTANGLLALGASPVMAYAKEEVGEMAKLAGALVLNIGTLNDKEVEAMLVAGQAANEAGVPVIFDPVGAGATRYRTETARRIAEQVKLAVIRGNAAEIANMIGEAWTIKGVDAGGGSGDRVALAKRAAEQLGAVVVITGKEDVVADGQTTYLIQNGHPLLTKVTGAGCLLTSVIGAFAAVERDAAAAAVAALVYYGVAAEQAAAKAGERGPGSFQTAFLDALAYTSVDDVKRHGRVEQR
- the thiD gene encoding bifunctional hydroxymethylpyrimidine kinase/phosphomethylpyrimidine kinase, coding for MVYKALTIAGSDSGGGAGIQADLKTFQELGVFGMSAITAVTAQNTLGVQGVYPLSAEAVAAQIESVAADLGADAVKTGMLFSAEIIRTVAEQVKKHKWERLVVDPVMIAKGGAPLLQEEAVAALKEELLPMALVITPNIPEAEALTGVVIRTMDDRREAARLLHRMGARYVVVKGGHDDDGEETVDLLYNGSEFSYFKSKRIDTRHTHGTGCTFAAAIAAELAKGRHPVDAVATAKAFVQSAIAHPLGIGQGHGPTNHWAYRQYGE
- the thiE gene encoding thiamine phosphate synthase, with translation MVRIASGEMKERLAVYFIMGSQNSERPAADVLKEALDGGVTLFQFREKGPGALKGADKEALARQLQRLCRAYGVPFIVNDDVELALAIDADGVHVGQDDEDARRVREKIGDKILGVSAHNVEEAMAAVEAGADYLGVGPIYPTSSKEDAKEAQGPDVLRRLREAGITIPIVAIGGITAANAKTVVEAGADGVSVISAIASAPSPKAAAAALAEAVRAARTR